A region of Rhodopirellula halodulae DNA encodes the following proteins:
- a CDS encoding transposase, which produces LDKAYDSTAVRELIESVYGYTSHIRSRGEEKRELERASGERPRRWVVERTHGWLNRFRAILIRWDKNVQNHIAGLHLAFAYFIYSRLGVFG; this is translated from the coding sequence TTGGATAAAGCGTATGATTCGACTGCGGTCCGCGAGCTCATCGAATCCGTGTATGGCTATACTTCGCACATCCGCAGCCGAGGAGAAGAGAAACGTGAGTTGGAAAGAGCCTCTGGCGAGCGTCCTCGGCGGTGGGTGGTTGAAAGAACTCATGGTTGGCTCAATCGCTTTCGAGCCATCCTCATTCGATGGGACAAAAACGTTCAGAATCACATCGCCGGTCTTCACCTCGCGTTTGCCTACTTCATCTACAGCAGACTCGGGGTTTTCGGATAG